In Actinomycetota bacterium, the following proteins share a genomic window:
- the plsX gene encoding phosphate acyltransferase PlsX, translating to MGGDHAPRETIAGAVEAVRRGIDVVLVGDRRRLEPLCEDVDVDLPIVHAGDAVEMGEDPVRSIREKPDASISVAARLVRSGEADGLVSAGSTGAALAAATIIIGRIPGVLRPAIATVIPTDPPTVLVDAGANPMVGPRHLVQFAIMGSVVSEFSLGVADPSVGLLSIGQEKGKGRDLERQAAVLLEDALPRFVGNVEGRDITAATVDVVVTDGFTGNTVLKAIEGTVAWVASLAADAGEPLPATVLAGLDYETTGGAHLVGTRGVAVIAHGSSSRVAIRSALEWASHEASGGMVEEIGRRFA from the coding sequence GTCGTCCTCGTCGGCGATCGAAGACGGCTCGAACCGCTCTGTGAAGATGTCGATGTGGATCTGCCCATCGTTCATGCCGGCGATGCCGTCGAGATGGGTGAAGATCCGGTCCGTTCGATTCGAGAGAAACCCGACGCATCGATCAGCGTGGCTGCGCGACTCGTCCGTTCGGGTGAGGCCGACGGTCTCGTGTCGGCCGGATCGACGGGGGCGGCACTTGCTGCAGCGACGATCATCATCGGGAGGATTCCCGGTGTGCTCCGGCCGGCGATCGCCACCGTCATCCCGACCGACCCTCCCACCGTCCTCGTCGACGCCGGGGCAAACCCGATGGTGGGCCCCAGACATCTCGTGCAGTTCGCGATCATGGGCTCGGTCGTCTCCGAATTCTCGCTTGGAGTGGCGGACCCGTCGGTCGGCCTCCTCTCGATCGGCCAGGAAAAGGGCAAGGGGAGAGATCTGGAGAGGCAGGCGGCCGTATTGTTGGAGGACGCGCTGCCACGATTCGTTGGAAACGTCGAAGGGCGTGATATCACCGCGGCGACCGTGGATGTCGTGGTGACGGACGGGTTCACCGGTAATACCGTTCTCAAGGCCATCGAAGGGACCGTCGCCTGGGTGGCCTCGTTGGCGGCGGACGCCGGGGAACCGCTCCCGGCGACGGTCTTGGCCGGGCTCGACTATGAGACCACGGGTGGCGCTCATCTCGTCGGTACCCGAGGCGTCGCGGTCATCGCCCACGGATCATCGTCGCGAGTTGCGATCCGCAGCGCGCTCGAATGGGCATCTCACGAGGCCTCGGGAGGCATGGTGGAAGAGATAGGACGGCGGTTTGCATGA
- the rnc gene encoding ribonuclease III → MTGIEARLGYHFRNPALLEMALTHRSFTAEHDHVEHNERMEFLGDAVLGLVITDVLFGRFHDMREGQMAKLRASLVSRPALASVARTIGLGSGLRIGHGEEVSDGRDKDSILADALEAVLAAVYLDGGLEEVRRVIIEHWEAQVAALSVTPGSMDYKTRLQEVLAKVQLEPVYRVHGDGPDHDRTFRATVEIDGVIRGEGEGHSKKEAQQAAARVALEGLADSP, encoded by the coding sequence ATGACCGGCATCGAAGCGAGGCTCGGATATCACTTCCGAAACCCGGCTCTGCTCGAGATGGCGCTCACCCATCGGTCCTTCACCGCGGAGCACGACCACGTCGAACACAATGAGAGGATGGAGTTCCTGGGTGATGCGGTCCTCGGTCTCGTCATCACCGACGTCCTCTTCGGGCGCTTCCACGATATGCGAGAAGGCCAGATGGCGAAGCTGCGAGCCTCGCTCGTCAGCAGGCCGGCGCTCGCATCGGTGGCGCGCACCATCGGACTCGGAAGCGGTCTCCGCATCGGACACGGCGAAGAGGTCTCCGACGGTCGCGACAAAGACTCGATTCTCGCCGACGCATTGGAGGCCGTCTTGGCGGCGGTGTACCTGGATGGGGGGCTCGAAGAAGTGCGTCGCGTGATCATCGAGCATTGGGAGGCGCAGGTGGCGGCGCTTTCGGTGACTCCGGGCTCCATGGACTACAAGACCCGGTTGCAGGAAGTGCTTGCCAAGGTGCAACTCGAACCCGTGTACCGGGTGCACGGTGACGGGCCCGATCACGATCGGACATTCAGGGCGACGGTGGAGATCGACGGGGTGATCCGCGGCGAGGGAGAAGGTCACTCGAAGAAAGAGGCCCAACAGGCGGCTGCCAGGGTGGCTCTGGAGGGTCTGGCGGATTCACCGTAG
- a CDS encoding acylphosphatase, with protein sequence MIRVRAVVRGRVQGVGFRYATLARARMLGAVGWVRNLPFGEVEVEVQGSPEVVENLIEWLHVGPRSAVVTDVRVTPATVDPDADTFMIR encoded by the coding sequence GTGATCCGAGTCAGGGCAGTGGTGCGTGGCCGCGTGCAAGGGGTCGGGTTTCGTTACGCGACGCTGGCACGAGCCAGGATGCTCGGCGCCGTCGGGTGGGTCCGCAACCTGCCGTTCGGGGAGGTCGAAGTCGAGGTCCAGGGTTCACCCGAAGTCGTCGAGAACCTCATCGAGTGGCTACATGTGGGGCCTCGATCGGCCGTCGTCACCGATGTCCGGGTGACTCCGGCAACCGTCGACCCCGATGCCGACACGTTCATGATTCGATGA